ATGCGGTCCATCCGCCGCAGCAGCCCGCGGTCGTGGCTCACGGCCAGCAGCCCGCCCGTCCATCCCTCCACAAAGCCGTACAGCGCCTCGCGTCCGGCGGCGTCCAGGTTGTTGGTGGGCTCGTCCAGCAGCAGAAAATCCGGCTCCGCCAGCAGCACGCCCGCCAGCGCCACGCGCGTCGCCTCGCCGCCGCTGACGTCCGCCACGGGACGGTCGAGGCGCAGGTGCGACAGGTTCAGCCGCGCCAGCACGGCCTCCGCCCGCTCGCGCAGGTCCCAGTCGGCGTTGACGAGATCCAGATCGTCGCCCGACGCCTCTCCGGCCAGCACGCGGTCCACGCGGGACAATCGCTCCGCGATGCCGAGCACGTCCGCCAGCGGCTGGTCAGGCGCCACGCGAAAGTCCTGCGGAAGGTAGCCGATGGAACCCGTGCGCACGACGGAGCCCGCGGACGGGCGCAGTTCGCCCGCCAGCAGGCGCACCAGCGTGCTCTTGCCGGTGCCGTTCGGCCCCACGAGCCCCGTGCGCTCGCGGCCGAAACCGAGTGTCAGATCAGAGAATAGAGTGCGGCCGTCAGCCAGCGAATACGCCAGCCGCTCCGCGATGACGCGAACGTCGGATGTTTGAGTAGACAAAAGCACATGCTCCGGTCCTGACGGTGAAAGTGGGGTGAACACCGGTCAGGAACAGCCGCATGCGTCGTCTCTCGTCTGGTGGGCGGGATTCCGCCGGACCCGGTCAGTGCCGGATGCGGCGGACGGATAAAGATCAAAACGATCCCGGCGGATGTCAATCGGGCAGCTCAGTCGCGCCGCGGAGATCCTCCCGGCCGGGAGGAACTCCGGTCCGCATATCTAAACTGATCAGTTCCGGATCTTGTGCGTTTCGGAACCAGTGAGTATCGTTATTACCATGATGAAGAAAACGACACGGGCGGCGGCGGACCGGTCGACCGGCACTGCCCAGCCGGGCAGCGCGGCCGACGACAGGGCGGAGCCGGTACGGACGGGCCGCAAGCGCGATCACTCCCGCGACGGCGCCATCCTGGACGCGGCCATCGAGGTGCTGGGCGATGTCGGATATGCGGCGATGACGATGGACGCGGTCGCGCTCAAGGCCCGGGCGGGCAAAGCGACCGTGTACCGGCGCTGGTCATCCAAGGAAGAAATGGCGCTGGAGGCCGTCGCGCGTCTGAAGCTGCGGCAGATTCCCATGTCCACCCTGCCCGACACCGGCAGCCTGCGCGCCGATCTGCTCGCGCTCTTTCAACCCGAGTCCGCGGCGGAGATCGAGCGCAGGGACAGGACGGCGGCCGGACTCGTCTCGATGGTGTCGCACAATCCCGCGTTTGCCGACGCCGTGCACAGAGCGCTCGCCGACCCGTGGGCCGAGGCTCACCTGACCCTCATGCGGCGCGCGGTGGAACGGGGTGAGGTGGCCGGCAGCGTGGACATCGAGACGCTCAGCACGGTTCTGCCCACCATGGCCGCCTACCGCACACTGGTGCAGCGCAAGGCGTTCGACGGGGATTTCCTGCTCGCCATCGTGGACGGCGTGCTGATGCCCGCCCTGCTGTCCCGCGCCGCACCGGACGCATCCGCCCGCTGAAACGCCCGCGCTGAGCGTCATCACCGAATCCCGCTGGCACCCGCGCCAGCGGCTGAACCGGCGTCGCGCGACGTCCGGATCACATCGCACCATCACGCCAATCTTTTTACGAAAGAACCAGTCATGGCCATCACGACCACCACTCACCTGAACTTTCGCGGACAGGCCAGGGCGGCGCTGGAATTCTACCAGGCAGCGTTCGGCGGGCAGCTGGCCGCCGTGACCTTTGCGCAGGCGCACAACGTCCAGAGCCAGGGCGGTCTGGCCACGGCGGAGGAGGCGGACCAGATCATGTGGGGCCAGGTGCAGGGCGAGAACGGCTTTCACGTCATGGCGTACGACGTCCCCTCCGCCCTCTCCTTTGACCGCGGCGACAAGTCCGTTTTCGTGTCCATCCGCGGCGATGCCGGGGCGGATGACGAGGTCACCGGCTACTGGAACGCGCTCAAGGACGGCGCCGCCATCCAGGCGGATCTGGGCCCCGCGCCCTGGGGCGCCCCGCTGTACGGGATGCTCACCGACAAGTTCGGCGTTACGTGGGTGATGGACGTGGCGGTGAACTACTGATCGACATCAGGACCGCCGACCGGCGTCGCTGAGCCCGCCCGGCGCGCGAATCAGGATCGGGCGGTTGGAGCGGAACGACGCGCGATCGGGATGACCAGAATGCAGAACGCCCGCGGCTCCGGAAGGAAGCCGCGGGCGTTCTGTTCGGGTGATCGTCAGCCCGGGATCACGCGCCGCAGCGTGGCGAACATGCGCGTAATCGGCTCATCCAGCGCCTGCACCAGCCGCAGGTTCGCGGCTTCGACCGGAGGCAGCGCATCGCGCCGCTCGGATTCTTCCATCGACGCACGCAGCGCGCTGACGATGGCCGCCATGGTCAGCACGAACTCGCGCGCAGTGATGCCCGCCCGCTCCAGTTCCGCGCGAAAGGCCGCGTTGGATCCGTACCGGACCGCGATTCCGTCGATCGTGTACGGCCCGTCCTCCTTGGAGTGGATTCCGGCGAACGCGTCCGGCGCGGCGCGGAACACCGAATCCGCGCGCTCCGCCAGCGCGACCACCCGGCCGATCTCTGCCTCGGTCAGCGCATGGTTGGCGATGAGGGCCGAGTCGGCCGGCACGAAGTCCTGCGCGGCGGCGGGCGCGGCGAGCGCGATCGACAGAAGCAGGGCGAGACGGCGGATCATCATCGAATGCGGGTTCAGGAGAGGAAACGGAGAACGCCCGCGGCTCCGGGGGAAGCCGCGGGCGTTCATCATCCACCGGACACACGGAATCAGGCCGTCTTGCCCACTTCGCGCGACAGGCGGTACATCTCCGCCGCGCGGTCGTGGTTGCCCTTGCGGTCGTACGCGATGCCCATGGCGTAGTACGCCTTGCCGTTTTCCGGCACCAGGCGCACGGCCTCCTCGAGCGCCTCGATGGCCGCGTCGGATTCCGCCATCTGGTTGAGCGCCTCGCCCAGGACGAAGTGCGCGGCGCCGTGCTCCGGGTCCAGCTCCACGGCGCGGCGAAGCGCGGTGGCCGCGGCCGCGTACACGCCCTTCTTGTACAGCGTGTGGCCCAGCAGGTAGCTGACCTCCGACGCGTCCGGCGCCAGCTTGAGCGCGCGCCGGAGCTCCTTTTCGGCGCCGTCGTACTTGCCGGCCGCGAACAGCGCCGAGCCCATGCCCACGGCCGCGCGCAGGTTTTCCGGCTGCGCGGCCGCCACGGAGCCGAACGCCTCCGCGGCGTCGGCGTGGCTTCCGGCCGCGGCCAGCGATTCGGCGCGCTCCAGCTTGGCCGCCCACGGATCGTTGGCGGGCTGCTCGGGCGCGTCGTCCTGCGGCTTGCGGCCGCGCTTGCGCGGCGCGTCCGTCACGGCCGCGGCTTCGTCCTGCTTGGGGGCTTCGTCCTCCGCCATCGTCATCCGAGCCATGTCCGCTTTCAGTTCCACGGGGAAGGCCGGCCCTTCCGTCCCGCTACTCGTCATCGCCCGCCGTCTCGTCGCGCACCCAGCGGCAGTACGGCGCCAGACCCTCCACAACCGGAGCCACCAGCAGCTCCGGAACCCGGTACGGGTGCAGCTCGGAAATGCGCGCCCGCAGCGCGTCCACACGCCCGGGCCGCGTCTTCATCAGCATGAGCACTTCGCTGTCGTGCCGGACTTCGCCCTCCCACCGGTAGATGGAGGTGAGCCCCGGCACCACGTTCATGCAGGCGATCAAACGTTCGTCCACCAGCGCCTGCCCGATGCGCGCGGCGGTCCCGGCGTCGGGGGCGGTGCTCAGGGCCAGCACCACGCCCGGCGCGCCGCCCTCGTCCATCACAGGGGAAGCTGCAGCTCCGGCGATCCCTCGCCCTCGCCGGTGAGTTCGGCGAGCGTCTGGCGCGCGTGCGACACGTGCCGCGCCGCGTTGGGAATGCTGGGTGGACGGGCCAGAAAGGCGCGAAGGTGCGCCACGGCCCCGTCCTGCTGGCCCTGCTGCAGCAGCAGAAAGGCGAGCCCGTAGTGGGCTCCCGACGCGTGCGGCTTCAGCTCCAGCACGCGGCGGTACGTCTTGACCGCCTCGTCCGTCATGCCGATGCGCGTGTAGGCCACGGCGATCTGCTGAAGGACGTCGGTGTCGTTGGGGCTCTCGCGCAGGGCGAGGCGAAAAGAGGTAAGGGCCTCGTGGTACTTCTCCTGATGGAGCAGGACCGACCCCTCCTCGTAATAATCCGGATCCCGCTCCTCCGGCGCCCCGGAGCGGCCTCCGATCAGGTTCGTGAACCAGGACATGGCACGACTGGAGATGGGAGAAGGAGCTGCTTCAGTGCCGCGTGGCCGCGGTCCTTCCCCGGGCGCGAGCCTGCCCGGGCGCGGGACGCCGGCGGCGCCCCGAAGACGGCAAAGCTATGCCCGCCGAACCGATCCCGCAACCGACAACGGCGTCAACCTGGCGGGCGGCGGCCCAGCGCCACGGGACGGCCCGGAGCGCGCGCCACCACCACGCCCGCCTCCTCCAGCAGCACCTCCGCGCCCAGCGCGCGCAGCCGCTCCCCGGTGCCCGCGGGCGCCGGATCCACGACCAGGCGCGCGCCGGGAACCAGCACGCGCAGCGCCTCGCGCAGCCGCTCGTCGTCCGCGCCGCCGGTGAGGGCCGCGCCCCGCATCTTGTCATCACGAAAGGGAAAGCGCGGGCCGGACACGACGCGGCTCACCCCGTTCTCCATCCCGCCCGCGGGCGCGGCGCCATCCACCGCCACCACCTCCACACCGGGAACGAGCGCCGCCACGGCCGCCCCGTGCCGGCCGCCGGGACCGTCGATCAGCACCAGCCCCGTGACGCCGGAAAGCCCCATCAGCGCCGCCAGACGCACCGGCGCCTCCGCGTCGCCCTCCGACGATCCCCCGTCCTCCACCGTCACCCGCGGGGCGGGATCGGAGGCGGGAACGGCGTGAACGACGCCGTCGCGGATGGCGTACGCCTCGCGGCAGTTGGGGCACCCCAGGCGGCCCTGGACCACACGCCGCTCGCCCATCTGGTCCGCCAGCAGGATCAGGCCGAACTCCGGGCCGCAGCGCGGGCAGGTGAGGACGTCGGTCAGCAGGATGAACATCGGCCTACCAGACGGGGCGCGGGGAATACTGCGCCCACTGGTTGGGCGTTTCCCACACGCGCACGTACGCCAGGTGCTCCCCCTCGCCGCCCAGCCGCTTCTGCAGCTCCTCGAAGATCCAGCGCGCCTGGTTCTCGGCGCTGGGCTCCAGTTCGGTGAAGGGCGGGACGTCGTTGATGTTCTTGTGATCCAGCTCGTTGGCGATGGCGCGCAGGTGCACCTTGGCCTCGGTGAAGTCGAAGGCCATGCCGCCCGGCCCCACGTCGTCGTACGAGAGCGCGGCTTCCACGACGTAGTGGTGGCCGTGCAGGTTCTCGCACTTGCCGTGGTAGTTGCGGAGGAA
Above is a genomic segment from Longimicrobium terrae containing:
- a CDS encoding TetR/AcrR family transcriptional regulator; translation: MKKTTRAAADRSTGTAQPGSAADDRAEPVRTGRKRDHSRDGAILDAAIEVLGDVGYAAMTMDAVALKARAGKATVYRRWSSKEEMALEAVARLKLRQIPMSTLPDTGSLRADLLALFQPESAAEIERRDRTAAGLVSMVSHNPAFADAVHRALADPWAEAHLTLMRRAVERGEVAGSVDIETLSTVLPTMAAYRTLVQRKAFDGDFLLAIVDGVLMPALLSRAAPDASAR
- a CDS encoding VOC family protein, whose amino-acid sequence is MAITTTTHLNFRGQARAALEFYQAAFGGQLAAVTFAQAHNVQSQGGLATAEEADQIMWGQVQGENGFHVMAYDVPSALSFDRGDKSVFVSIRGDAGADDEVTGYWNALKDGAAIQADLGPAPWGAPLYGMLTDKFGVTWVMDVAVNY
- a CDS encoding tetratricopeptide repeat protein, translated to MARMTMAEDEAPKQDEAAAVTDAPRKRGRKPQDDAPEQPANDPWAAKLERAESLAAAGSHADAAEAFGSVAAAQPENLRAAVGMGSALFAAGKYDGAEKELRRALKLAPDASEVSYLLGHTLYKKGVYAAAATALRRAVELDPEHGAAHFVLGEALNQMAESDAAIEALEEAVRLVPENGKAYYAMGIAYDRKGNHDRAAEMYRLSREVGKTA
- the cutA gene encoding divalent-cation tolerance protein CutA, giving the protein MDEGGAPGVVLALSTAPDAGTAARIGQALVDERLIACMNVVPGLTSIYRWEGEVRHDSEVLMLMKTRPGRVDALRARISELHPYRVPELLVAPVVEGLAPYCRWVRDETAGDDE
- a CDS encoding tetratricopeptide repeat protein, giving the protein MSWFTNLIGGRSGAPEERDPDYYEEGSVLLHQEKYHEALTSFRLALRESPNDTDVLQQIAVAYTRIGMTDEAVKTYRRVLELKPHASGAHYGLAFLLLQQGQQDGAVAHLRAFLARPPSIPNAARHVSHARQTLAELTGEGEGSPELQLPL
- a CDS encoding Trm112 family protein, with the protein product MFILLTDVLTCPRCGPEFGLILLADQMGERRVVQGRLGCPNCREAYAIRDGVVHAVPASDPAPRVTVEDGGSSEGDAEAPVRLAALMGLSGVTGLVLIDGPGGRHGAAVAALVPGVEVVAVDGAAPAGGMENGVSRVVSGPRFPFRDDKMRGAALTGGADDERLREALRVLVPGARLVVDPAPAGTGERLRALGAEVLLEEAGVVVARAPGRPVALGRRPPG
- a CDS encoding 6-pyruvoyl trahydropterin synthase family protein — translated: MFLLNVKAHYDSAHFLRNYHGKCENLHGHHYVVEAALSYDDVGPGGMAFDFTEAKVHLRAIANELDHKNINDVPPFTELEPSAENQARWIFEELQKRLGGEGEHLAYVRVWETPNQWAQYSPRPVW